In one window of Acidovorax sp. HDW3 DNA:
- a CDS encoding type I-E CRISPR-associated protein Cas6/Cse3/CasE, with translation MTTAPLYLLHTQPDPRLLTTWMVRHRTPDPGEALHGLLRAAFGTQAPQPFRYLDERRGLLAYTTLDAPAMAEQVALADPLAAQALGLAACSNHDGYRLRSFPTQWSQDKELGFEVRVRPTVRSGQKEQDAFLHAVTLAGGPQGTLVDRQAVYTQWLREHLAGHEGVPRQPWQGAVQLLDVQLSAFARSRVMRRTQPAGDNTRKGRAIEGPDAILTGRLHVTDPAAFAHLLARGVGRHRAYGFGMLLLQRAG, from the coding sequence ATGACCACTGCCCCCTTGTACTTGCTGCACACACAACCCGATCCGCGTCTGCTCACCACATGGATGGTGCGCCATCGCACACCCGACCCCGGCGAGGCCCTGCACGGCCTGCTGCGCGCAGCCTTTGGCACCCAAGCGCCCCAGCCCTTTCGCTATCTGGATGAACGCCGGGGCCTACTCGCCTACACCACGCTGGACGCACCCGCCATGGCCGAGCAGGTTGCCCTGGCCGATCCGCTGGCCGCACAAGCCCTGGGCCTGGCAGCCTGCAGCAACCACGATGGCTATCGCCTGCGCTCCTTTCCCACGCAATGGTCGCAAGACAAAGAGCTTGGGTTCGAAGTGCGCGTGCGCCCGACCGTGCGCAGCGGCCAGAAAGAGCAGGATGCCTTCCTGCACGCCGTCACCCTGGCCGGTGGCCCGCAGGGCACCCTTGTTGACAGGCAGGCGGTCTATACCCAATGGCTGCGCGAGCATCTGGCAGGGCATGAAGGCGTGCCGCGTCAACCCTGGCAAGGGGCCGTGCAACTGCTGGATGTGCAACTGAGCGCCTTTGCGCGCAGTCGCGTGATGCGCCGCACCCAACCCGCAGGCGACAACACCCGCAAAGGCCGCGCCATCGAGGGGCCGGACGCCATCCTCACAGGCCGCCTGCACGTGACCGACCCAGCGGCTTTTGCACACCTGCTGGCACGCGGCGTAGGGCGCCACCGGGCTTACGGCTTTGGCATGTTGCTACTGCAGCGCGCGGGCTGA
- the cas5e gene encoding type I-E CRISPR-associated protein Cas5/CasD, whose product MQRFLTLRLASPLIAFGGETIDNLGVIRDFPALSMLTGLIANALGWDRSEAERHNRLQQRLRMGCVLAPGGERVQDFQTAQLGKDDKGWTTWGAPEERAGGAGTYAGPHLRYRDYHADLCAWVALALQPAEETPTLDDIARALDKPARPLFIGRKPCLPTGRLVAGWLEAVDVRSALETIVTQQAATPTTAWRAQWPDGEGEQPGARLLDICDERNWDSGIHGGWRPVRQGLLPMEAKA is encoded by the coding sequence GTGCAACGGTTTCTTACCCTGCGCCTAGCATCGCCCCTGATTGCCTTTGGCGGCGAGACGATCGACAACCTGGGCGTCATCCGCGACTTTCCGGCACTTTCCATGCTCACGGGCCTGATCGCCAACGCCCTGGGCTGGGATCGCAGCGAAGCCGAGCGGCACAACCGCCTGCAGCAGCGCCTGCGCATGGGCTGCGTGCTGGCACCCGGTGGGGAGCGGGTGCAGGATTTTCAGACCGCCCAACTGGGTAAGGACGACAAGGGCTGGACAACCTGGGGTGCGCCGGAAGAGCGCGCTGGCGGTGCCGGGACTTACGCCGGCCCGCATCTGCGCTACCGCGACTACCACGCCGACCTGTGCGCCTGGGTGGCCTTGGCGCTGCAGCCTGCTGAAGAAACCCCGACGCTGGACGACATCGCCCGCGCCCTGGACAAACCCGCACGCCCCCTGTTCATAGGCCGCAAGCCCTGCTTGCCCACGGGCCGCCTGGTGGCAGGTTGGTTGGAAGCGGTGGATGTGCGCAGCGCCTTGGAAACCATCGTGACCCAACAAGCCGCAACACCCACCACGGCCTGGCGCGCCCAGTGGCCCGATGGCGAAGGCGAGCAACCCGGCGCACGCCTGCTCGATATCTGCGACGAACGCAACTGGGACAGCGGCATCCACGGCGGCTGGCGCCCGGTACGCCAAGGCTTGCTGCCCATGGAGGCCAAGGCATGA